From Rubrivirga sp. SAORIC476, a single genomic window includes:
- a CDS encoding DinB family protein: MTPLRILTRSALLLALLTGTALAQDAPTDPVMASLKGLHGITATNLMRTAEMLDEDLYAYRPTEEVRTVGGLLAHVANAQYMFCSSAAGEENPNTQNIEEAATTKADIVAALGAAFAYCEGVYDAMTDAQGATVRSFFGNDMAASGILAFNSTHNFEHYGNLVTYMRMNGITPPSSMQ; encoded by the coding sequence ATGACCCCGCTCCGCATCCTCACCCGCTCCGCCCTTCTGCTCGCTCTCCTCACGGGCACCGCGCTGGCCCAGGACGCGCCCACCGACCCCGTCATGGCGAGCCTGAAGGGGCTGCACGGCATCACGGCGACCAACCTGATGCGTACGGCCGAGATGCTCGACGAAGACCTGTACGCCTACCGGCCGACCGAGGAGGTGCGCACCGTGGGCGGGCTGCTCGCCCACGTCGCCAACGCTCAGTACATGTTCTGCTCGTCGGCAGCAGGGGAGGAGAACCCCAACACGCAGAACATCGAGGAGGCCGCCACCACGAAGGCCGACATCGTCGCCGCGCTCGGCGCTGCGTTCGCGTACTGCGAGGGCGTCTACGACGCGATGACGGACGCGCAGGGCGCCACCGTGCGGTCCTTCTTCGGCAACGACATGGCCGCGTCGGGCATCCTGGCCTTCAACTCGACGCACAACTTCGAGCACTACGGCAACCTCGTCACCTACATGCGGATGAACGGGATCACG
- a CDS encoding beta-propeller fold lactonase family protein, translating to MSRFSSLLTVAALALTLAACDASEPALDDAPATADVAMSADRMLDASVLGESLLASLPLQAALDRIGGPLKTRANGAVYTLSDAAGANEVLVFSRDASGALTEAGRVATGGTGSGGGLGAATDPVVLSPDGRFLYAINRGSDDISVFRVTGSGLTLVEVVPSGGAGPLSLAVSQRLVYVLNTGDGGSIAGFRRLGNGRLSALAGGTAPLPAGIGGPPQIGFSPKARTLVVTDRPSDQIVVYPVRPNGTPGAPVVHPSAGVTPFGFDFDRFGRLFVSDANAPAGPVADGSTVSAYSLSGTALSVIDGAVPTTETAACWVRTLGDLLYVTNTASGTITGFRIQPDGSLQILDDDGVTATTGPNPRDLNITLRFVYAQSDEQLDAFRIEADGSLTPVGTVAVPATARGVAAQ from the coding sequence ATGTCTCGATTCTCGTCTCTGCTCACCGTCGCCGCGCTGGCGCTCACGCTCGCCGCCTGCGACGCCTCCGAACCGGCCCTCGACGACGCCCCCGCCACGGCCGATGTGGCGATGTCGGCCGACCGGATGCTCGACGCGTCCGTCCTCGGCGAGTCCCTCCTCGCCAGCCTGCCGCTCCAGGCCGCGCTCGACCGCATCGGCGGCCCGCTGAAGACGCGCGCCAACGGCGCCGTCTACACGCTCAGCGACGCGGCCGGCGCCAACGAGGTCCTCGTCTTCTCCCGCGACGCGAGCGGTGCGCTCACCGAGGCGGGCCGCGTCGCCACCGGCGGCACCGGCTCCGGGGGCGGCCTCGGCGCCGCCACCGACCCCGTCGTGCTGAGCCCCGACGGCCGCTTCCTCTACGCCATCAACCGCGGCAGCGACGACATCTCGGTCTTCCGCGTCACCGGCTCCGGGCTGACGCTCGTGGAGGTGGTCCCCTCAGGCGGCGCAGGTCCGCTCAGCCTCGCCGTCAGCCAGCGGCTCGTGTACGTGCTCAACACGGGCGACGGCGGCTCCATCGCAGGCTTCCGGCGCCTCGGCAACGGGCGGCTCTCGGCGCTCGCCGGCGGCACGGCCCCGCTCCCCGCGGGCATCGGCGGGCCGCCGCAGATCGGCTTCTCGCCCAAGGCACGGACGCTCGTCGTGACCGACCGCCCGTCGGACCAGATCGTGGTCTACCCGGTCCGCCCGAATGGGACGCCCGGGGCGCCCGTCGTCCATCCGTCGGCTGGCGTGACGCCGTTCGGCTTCGACTTCGACCGGTTCGGACGGCTGTTCGTCAGCGACGCCAACGCGCCCGCCGGGCCCGTCGCCGACGGCTCGACGGTGTCGGCGTACAGCCTCAGCGGGACCGCGCTCTCCGTGATCGACGGCGCCGTGCCGACCACCGAGACGGCCGCCTGCTGGGTCCGCACGCTCGGCGACCTCCTCTACGTCACCAACACGGCCAGCGGCACCATCACGGGCTTCCGGATCCAGCCCGACGGCTCGCTCCAGATCCTCGACGACGACGGCGTGACGGCCACCACGGGCCCCAACCCGCGGGACCTCAACATCACGCTGCGCTTCGTCTACGCCCAGAGCGACGAGCAGCTGGACGCCTTCCGCATCGAAGCGGACGGCAGCCTGACGCCCGTCGGCACGGTGGCGGTCCCGGCGACGGCCCGCGGCGTGGCAGCCCAGTAG